Proteins encoded within one genomic window of [Enterobacter] lignolyticus SCF1:
- the dpdD gene encoding protein DpdD: protein MTDTSQWLCDFFGNGNLLKLDRLLENVENAYPADLKAVLLPLYESATDAQWPIILPWCDAHRWVFFAAAETERTTLELSNVLNARLGSADVIADRKVTLVPAQGATSLSETALLRHCPAGFIRIELLPTKQKDKPAKERVFAALKDVITLFRDRPSMVRTVKRPFGRILSDFILANSQKDETTSDALLQELKNNGALSRRNLMLLELQQAGKLERWDTLLNHDSLVDLVRGRIPTTLMRMLLKAYQQVYFTPDSHGYPQASPADLRPQCQALHPLFTQMPFLSQDDADIAAWKSWATGVMLIGEVDLLNALPERLKTDWLSGLHTWASRPFNVVSPSDTTATASVPDTLQQLAAYLQASLTATQEEITSYAHTLRTLDQQLMEQAMAVPLLKTLIEEIRHLSNPQIVGWDICFSRLCQSEVDSNSLVQLVALESENWPADSFHEATMLQLLSSQVSPNAFPILRNVMPAFIEWLECHQLSLSSTTWLKWLDVLAMEQSVSQADIKLAAMATDRFLQGSVSQEAYQQSGAMLELIVERASSFRNLSALCELIELFLDAPVQDLATLTSLWLRVQSFVGGIWARLDPTTRTVMRNLATGVLGEGAESVFPAEKDSGTADAEDELPDLSGARVAIYSLTEGAARRAKQMLETLFPGIRVEICHAHTATDKLVNQAKQADYFIFSAGSATHQAFYAVSAQRRDLIYPTGKGAGSMLNAFIAHVQQ from the coding sequence ATGACTGATACTTCTCAATGGCTGTGTGACTTCTTTGGCAACGGAAATTTACTGAAGCTGGACAGGCTGCTGGAAAACGTTGAAAACGCCTACCCTGCGGACTTAAAAGCCGTCTTACTACCGCTTTACGAAAGCGCGACTGACGCTCAGTGGCCAATTATTCTGCCCTGGTGCGATGCTCATCGCTGGGTATTTTTTGCCGCAGCAGAAACGGAACGCACCACGCTGGAACTTAGCAATGTCCTGAATGCCAGGCTGGGCTCTGCCGATGTTATTGCCGACAGAAAGGTGACTTTAGTCCCGGCGCAGGGAGCGACGTCGCTATCTGAAACGGCTCTGCTGAGACACTGTCCGGCCGGATTTATACGAATCGAATTACTTCCCACAAAACAGAAAGATAAACCGGCAAAAGAGCGGGTCTTCGCTGCGCTCAAAGACGTGATCACCCTGTTTCGTGACAGGCCATCAATGGTACGTACGGTCAAGCGCCCCTTTGGGCGGATCTTGAGTGATTTTATTCTGGCAAATAGCCAAAAAGACGAAACCACAAGCGACGCTTTACTACAGGAACTGAAGAACAATGGCGCTCTTTCGCGGCGCAACCTTATGCTGCTAGAACTCCAGCAGGCAGGTAAGTTGGAAAGGTGGGACACGCTGCTGAATCACGATTCGCTTGTGGATTTGGTGCGGGGACGCATTCCCACAACTCTAATGAGGATGCTGCTGAAAGCATACCAGCAAGTCTATTTTACGCCCGACAGCCACGGGTACCCGCAGGCCTCCCCGGCGGATCTTCGCCCGCAATGTCAGGCACTACATCCTCTGTTTACGCAGATGCCTTTCTTATCCCAGGATGACGCTGACATAGCTGCGTGGAAAAGTTGGGCCACAGGTGTGATGCTTATTGGAGAGGTCGACCTGCTCAATGCGTTGCCAGAACGTCTGAAAACCGACTGGCTGAGTGGATTACACACTTGGGCCAGTAGACCGTTCAACGTAGTGAGTCCGTCAGATACGACAGCAACGGCGTCGGTCCCGGATACACTGCAACAGCTTGCCGCATATCTGCAAGCCTCCCTGACAGCTACGCAAGAAGAGATTACCAGCTACGCGCATACACTCCGTACGCTGGATCAGCAGTTGATGGAGCAGGCGATGGCGGTGCCGCTGCTGAAAACACTCATTGAGGAAATCCGCCATCTGAGCAATCCACAAATCGTGGGCTGGGATATTTGTTTCTCCCGACTGTGTCAGTCAGAAGTCGATAGTAACAGCCTGGTGCAACTGGTCGCGCTAGAAAGTGAAAACTGGCCCGCCGATTCGTTTCATGAAGCTACGATGCTCCAGTTACTATCAAGTCAGGTTTCGCCAAACGCGTTCCCGATCCTGCGTAACGTGATGCCTGCCTTTATTGAATGGCTTGAATGTCATCAACTCAGTCTGAGTAGCACGACGTGGCTGAAGTGGCTGGATGTTCTTGCGATGGAGCAAAGCGTCAGTCAGGCGGACATTAAGCTGGCCGCGATGGCGACGGACCGGTTCCTACAAGGCTCCGTTAGCCAGGAAGCGTATCAACAGTCCGGTGCCATGCTGGAATTGATCGTAGAAAGAGCCAGTTCTTTCCGCAACCTGTCTGCGTTGTGCGAGTTAATCGAACTCTTCCTTGATGCTCCGGTGCAGGATCTGGCGACACTCACCTCGCTTTGGCTCAGAGTTCAATCTTTTGTAGGCGGAATATGGGCACGACTGGATCCGACTACTCGTACCGTTATGCGCAACTTGGCGACAGGAGTACTAGGGGAAGGTGCAGAGAGCGTATTTCCGGCTGAGAAGGATAGCGGTACGGCAGATGCAGAAGATGAGTTGCCAGACTTATCCGGAGCCAGAGTAGCGATTTATAGCCTGACAGAAGGTGCGGCGAGACGCGCGAAACAGATGCTGGAAACGCTGTTCCCCGGGATCAGAGTGGAGATCTGCCATGCGCACACGGCAACCGATAAGCTAGTTAATCAAGCGAAACAGGCTGATTACTTCATCTTTTCGGCAGGCAGCGCAACTCATCAGGCCTTCTACGCGGTCTCAGCGCAGCGCAGAGATTTAATCTATCCGACAGGTAAAGGTGCGGGGTCAATGCTGAACGCGTTTATTGCGCACGTTCAGCAGTAG
- the dpdA gene encoding tRNA-guanine transglycosylase DpdA yields the protein MSKLKYFFPDSQDFIDPSFDFFRETRNEHRVRQRDDHYPHEVFPHPYDGMLVSKAVVDGLGGGESKYTRAQRLRYFRNGMKHFFRLPENMETMGDCGAFTYVNQDIPPYRVEEVIEFYETSRFNHGVSLDHIVFGYEKPGEVFSGEVLAECRRRQDITLTLAQEFLNKSQKSCFTPFGVAHGWSKTSYRQSVEALLAMGYKNITMGGMVPLKTAQILETLEEIKPLLKSDTHVHLLGIARPESFADFIKFGVTSIDSTTPLQQAFKDRKNNYHTPDGPAYTAVRVPQFDANPSLSRKIKSGVIDQDIARHLEKDAMNALFEYDKGALSLEKTLEVVLAYERLHSGEKEADKIRADYERTLGERPWKHCQCNICQAIGINVIIFRGAERNRRRGFHNIQVLYNRLQHTLSLRSEELS from the coding sequence TTGTCGAAGCTAAAGTATTTTTTCCCTGATAGTCAGGATTTTATCGATCCCAGTTTCGACTTCTTCCGCGAAACGCGAAACGAACATCGCGTGCGTCAACGTGACGATCATTATCCGCATGAGGTTTTTCCTCATCCTTATGATGGTATGCTGGTTTCTAAAGCTGTAGTAGATGGTCTTGGCGGTGGCGAGAGCAAATATACCCGTGCCCAGCGTTTGCGTTACTTCCGTAATGGAATGAAGCATTTTTTCCGCCTGCCGGAAAATATGGAAACTATGGGTGATTGCGGAGCCTTCACCTATGTTAACCAAGATATCCCACCATACCGTGTGGAAGAGGTGATTGAGTTCTACGAAACTTCTCGCTTTAACCATGGAGTTTCTCTCGATCATATCGTGTTTGGCTATGAGAAACCTGGTGAGGTATTCAGTGGCGAAGTATTGGCTGAGTGTCGCCGTCGCCAGGATATCACGCTGACCTTGGCTCAAGAGTTTTTAAACAAGTCTCAAAAATCCTGCTTCACTCCCTTTGGCGTTGCACATGGATGGAGCAAAACCTCCTACCGTCAGTCTGTAGAGGCCCTGCTGGCCATGGGATACAAAAATATCACTATGGGAGGTATGGTGCCGTTGAAAACGGCGCAGATCCTAGAGACTCTCGAAGAGATTAAGCCGTTGCTGAAAAGTGATACGCATGTTCACTTGCTTGGTATTGCCCGTCCAGAGAGTTTTGCCGACTTTATCAAGTTTGGTGTGACCAGTATTGACTCGACTACACCGCTTCAGCAGGCCTTCAAAGATCGAAAAAATAACTACCATACGCCTGATGGCCCGGCCTATACCGCTGTGCGAGTCCCTCAGTTTGATGCGAATCCAAGTTTGAGTCGCAAAATAAAATCTGGCGTGATTGATCAGGATATTGCTCGGCATCTGGAAAAGGATGCCATGAATGCCCTGTTCGAATACGATAAAGGGGCTTTGTCCCTTGAGAAAACTCTTGAGGTAGTATTGGCTTATGAACGCCTGCATTCAGGTGAAAAAGAGGCCGATAAAATCCGTGCGGATTATGAACGCACGCTGGGAGAACGTCCCTGGAAACATTGCCAATGCAATATTTGTCAGGCTATCGGTATTAACGTCATTATTTTCCGCGGAGCAGAACGTAACCGTCGCCGTGGTTTCCATAATATTCAGGTGTTGTACAACCGTTTACAGCACACATTGTCATTACGCTCAGAGGAACTGTCATGA
- the dbpB gene encoding DGQHR domain-containing protein DpdB, protein MSEYRVPALRIRQGEERQLYSLAIEGKQISKIAAISRIRRGEESLVGYQRPEVRNHIREIQRYIESANPMIPNPVIIAFDKRVRFEPLTDNGDMGHLVIPFSEDKDFEKPGFIVDGQQRTAALRDAEIDSFMMPVSAFIANDAEEQREQFMLVNSTKPLPKTLLYELAPHTHGRLPSDLQMRKFPSLLTQRLNFGEGPLAGRIKTATNPDGVIADNSMIKMIDASLREGALYRFRDPATGLGDEGKMVKLLNNFWSAVETVFTDDWDKKPRYSRLLHGVGILALGSLMDEIDQVHQDYKGEPGWTEIPSYTRFVEELNRIKALCAWSSGVWNFGTDIDGQPIVRKWNELQNLSKDISLVTDYLVTSYIKAANDNI, encoded by the coding sequence ATGAGTGAATATCGTGTTCCCGCTCTGCGAATCCGACAGGGTGAGGAGAGGCAACTCTATAGCCTTGCGATAGAAGGTAAACAAATCAGCAAAATTGCAGCGATTTCACGTATTCGTCGCGGCGAAGAGAGTTTGGTTGGTTATCAGCGTCCAGAAGTACGTAACCATATTCGCGAAATTCAGCGCTACATTGAGAGCGCAAATCCGATGATACCAAACCCGGTGATTATCGCTTTTGATAAGCGTGTGCGTTTTGAACCGCTTACAGATAATGGCGACATGGGACATCTGGTAATACCTTTCTCCGAAGATAAGGATTTTGAGAAGCCAGGTTTTATTGTTGATGGTCAACAACGTACCGCTGCTTTGCGGGATGCAGAAATCGACTCGTTTATGATGCCGGTCTCCGCTTTTATCGCTAATGATGCGGAAGAACAGCGTGAACAGTTCATGCTGGTTAACTCCACAAAACCGTTGCCCAAAACGTTGTTATACGAACTGGCACCACATACCCACGGTCGTCTGCCATCCGACCTGCAAATGCGTAAGTTTCCTTCACTGCTGACTCAACGACTGAACTTCGGCGAAGGTCCACTTGCAGGGCGTATCAAAACGGCGACCAATCCTGATGGGGTTATTGCTGACAACTCGATGATCAAAATGATCGATGCCAGTCTTCGTGAGGGAGCATTGTATCGCTTCCGTGACCCGGCGACAGGGTTGGGGGATGAAGGGAAGATGGTGAAATTGTTGAATAACTTCTGGTCGGCTGTGGAAACTGTGTTTACTGACGACTGGGATAAAAAGCCTCGCTATTCCCGCTTGTTACATGGCGTTGGTATTCTTGCGCTTGGCAGTTTGATGGATGAAATCGATCAGGTTCATCAGGACTATAAAGGTGAACCTGGCTGGACTGAGATCCCTTCCTACACTCGTTTTGTCGAAGAGCTAAACCGAATTAAGGCGCTTTGTGCATGGAGCAGTGGCGTGTGGAACTTCGGCACAGATATTGATGGTCAGCCTATCGTCCGTAAATGGAACGAACTGCAGAATCTGTCGAAAGATATCTCATTAGTGACGGATTATCTGGTCACGAGTTATATCAAAGCAGCGAACGACAATATATAA